One genomic window of Candidatus Hydrogenedentota bacterium includes the following:
- a CDS encoding V-type ATP synthase subunit D — MSMDNVAPTRMNMLLLKGQIKMAADGVGLLKGKRDALMQELLKRARALALMRDELHARGRAAADAMAMARAVRGTPELKSAAVAGRRELLISVEAEKVWGLALGRIDMEGIVRTPAKRGMGLLDTSAQVQEASEASEEMLSQLLICAPLERNLQIVGEEVKKVSRRINALEEYLLPRLRGQLRGIASVLDEREREDTFRLKKIKGKKAVQKRKAQADAAAAAAAAAQGAE; from the coding sequence ATGAGTATGGACAACGTCGCCCCGACCCGGATGAATATGCTTCTCCTGAAGGGGCAGATAAAGATGGCCGCCGACGGCGTCGGCCTCCTGAAGGGCAAACGGGACGCCCTGATGCAGGAATTGCTCAAGCGCGCCCGAGCCCTGGCCCTCATGCGCGACGAACTCCACGCCCGCGGGCGGGCCGCGGCGGATGCCATGGCCATGGCCCGCGCCGTGCGTGGCACGCCCGAATTGAAGTCGGCCGCCGTTGCCGGTCGCCGCGAGCTGCTCATCAGCGTGGAGGCCGAAAAGGTCTGGGGCCTCGCGCTGGGCCGTATCGACATGGAGGGCATCGTCCGCACCCCCGCAAAACGCGGCATGGGCCTGCTGGACACCTCCGCCCAGGTTCAGGAAGCTTCCGAAGCCTCGGAAGAGATGCTCTCCCAGCTCCTGATTTGCGCCCCGCTGGAGCGCAATCTCCAGATTGTCGGCGAAGAAGTGAAAAAAGTTTCCCGCCGCATCAATGCCCTGGAAGAGTACCTCCTCCCCCGCCTGCGCGGACAGCTTCGTGGCATCGCCAGCGTCCTGGATGAGCGCGAACGCGAGGATACCTTCCGTCTGAAGAAAATCAAGGGCAAGAAAGCCGTCCAGAAGCGCAAAGCGCAGGCCGACGCGGCCGCGGCCGCCGCAGCCGCCGCACAGGGAGCGGAATGA